The following proteins come from a genomic window of Nitrosopumilus sp.:
- the uvrC gene encoding excinuclease ABC subunit UvrC codes for MTFDISKISIPTDPGIYLMKDSDGKIIYIGKAKNLKNRVKSYFSKNQNYKTQKLVEKISEIEFVLTDNESEAFLLESNMIKKYRPRFNIELKDQQRYTYLRISDEKYPRLLVARRTRDGKFLGKGLTFGPFTQGSSKLLTIGTLRKAFQIRICKTLPKKVCLEYHLGNCEGPCEFKDAQERYPKHISALEDVLKGKNQTKIFTKKLEEEMRQAAQLQQFERAKDIRDTLVRLGSLQTKQKMEYVDKSDEEYFGIGIKEQSATVMNFRMINGVIRDSDKFFFDLVADNSFSNFLFQYYSTHKIPKFILVSEIPEKKELLESLLSEQAGFAVQILVPSKGKRKDVINLILKNIQLIHTKGGDPGLVELKEILNLPSIPKIIECFDISNHGVDFAVGSMSRFVDGMPNKSGYRKFKIKTVYGRDDFAMIGEIIKRRYYRLLEENSEFPDLIVIDGGKGQLNAAIKSLESLGLNVPCISLAKENEEVYVPKTKNPIKISQAKPSLKILQYARDETHRFGVAYNRTIRKNKIK; via the coding sequence ATGACTTTTGACATTTCAAAAATCTCCATTCCCACGGATCCTGGAATCTACTTGATGAAAGATTCAGATGGAAAAATAATCTATATCGGTAAAGCAAAGAACTTGAAAAATAGAGTCAAATCATATTTTTCAAAAAATCAAAACTACAAGACACAAAAATTAGTGGAAAAAATTTCTGAAATTGAATTTGTCCTAACAGATAACGAGAGTGAGGCCTTTTTACTAGAATCAAACATGATCAAAAAATATCGCCCAAGATTCAACATTGAATTGAAAGATCAACAAAGATATACCTATCTTAGAATATCTGATGAGAAATATCCTCGATTGCTTGTTGCACGAAGAACTAGAGATGGAAAATTTTTAGGCAAAGGACTGACTTTTGGACCATTTACTCAAGGCAGTTCAAAATTGCTTACAATTGGAACTTTGCGTAAAGCATTCCAAATTAGAATTTGTAAAACACTTCCAAAAAAAGTGTGTCTGGAATATCATTTAGGAAATTGTGAGGGTCCTTGTGAATTTAAAGATGCCCAAGAAAGATATCCAAAACATATTTCTGCTTTGGAAGATGTTCTAAAGGGAAAAAACCAAACAAAGATTTTTACAAAAAAACTAGAAGAAGAGATGCGCCAAGCTGCTCAACTACAGCAATTTGAGCGTGCAAAAGACATTCGCGATACTCTGGTTAGACTAGGCAGTCTTCAGACTAAACAAAAAATGGAATATGTTGATAAATCCGATGAGGAGTATTTTGGAATTGGTATAAAGGAGCAGTCTGCGACTGTGATGAATTTTAGAATGATTAACGGCGTGATTCGAGATAGTGATAAATTCTTTTTTGACTTGGTTGCTGATAATTCTTTTTCAAATTTCCTTTTTCAATACTATTCCACACATAAAATTCCCAAATTCATTCTAGTAAGTGAGATTCCAGAAAAAAAAGAATTATTGGAATCGTTACTTTCAGAGCAAGCAGGATTTGCTGTACAAATTCTAGTTCCTTCTAAAGGCAAAAGAAAAGATGTCATAAATCTGATTTTAAAGAACATTCAATTAATTCATACAAAGGGCGGAGATCCCGGACTAGTTGAATTAAAAGAAATACTGAATTTACCATCGATTCCTAAAATCATTGAATGCTTTGATATTTCTAATCATGGCGTGGATTTTGCAGTAGGTTCCATGTCTAGATTTGTAGATGGGATGCCCAATAAATCTGGATACAGAAAATTCAAAATTAAAACGGTGTATGGTAGAGATGATTTTGCAATGATTGGTGAGATTATTAAAAGAAGATATTATAGATTATTGGAAGAAAATTCTGAATTTCCAGATTTGATAGTCATTGATGGGGGAAAAGGACAACTTAATGCTGCTATAAAGTCACTTGAATCATTGGGATTGAATGTCCCGTGTATATCATTGGCAAAAGAAAATGAAGAAGTTTATGTCCCAAAAACTAAAAATCCTATAAAAATTTCCCAAGCAAAACCCTCTTTGAAAATATTGCAATATGCAAGAGATGAGACACATCGGTT
- the uvrB gene encoding excinuclease ABC subunit UvrB, protein MEQTSRFELISDYSPTGDQPQAIDELVKGVKKKTIQTLLGVTGSGKTFSIANVIARTGKNTLVISHNKTLAAQLYAELKQFFPKNNVGYFVSYYDYYQPESYLPQTDTYIEKDTQINEKIEKLRLESTAMLLSGEPTIIVSTVSCIYSLGNPKDWEDLAITLKPGDEIKRTELIRKFVDARYERNDVEVAPGNFRVKGDTIDVTPAYSEDIVRISLFGDEIEKILLLDHVSLKEKKLVSQMKIFPAKHYLIAKDVREKAVKSIKQELQKRLPELNELEKQRLEMRTNYDLEMIEELGYCSGIENYSRHFDGRSAGEKAFCLMDFFGDDYLLVIDESHVTLPQLHGMYKGDHSRKKELVTYGFRLPSAYDNRPLKFEEFEKYIKNTIFVSATPSEYEKKISTKIAEQLVRPTGLLDPLVEIRPTQGQMDDLITEINKRAAKSERVLVTTLTKRMAEDLAEYLSKKQVRVRYMHSEIEGLQRTELIRQLRLGEFDVLVGINLLREGLDIPEVSLVAILDADKEGFLRNFTSLIQTCGRAARNENGTVIMYADNTTQSMKNAMNETRRRREKQIKYNLQHNITPKTIIKSVPEQETTLDESKLKSTHDLNNDIIDLDAQMKKYSEELDFERAIECRDRIKRLEKEIRFKDGRN, encoded by the coding sequence TTGGAACAAACATCTAGATTTGAATTAATCTCTGATTATTCTCCAACTGGAGATCAACCCCAAGCAATTGATGAATTAGTTAAAGGCGTAAAAAAGAAAACAATTCAAACTTTGCTTGGGGTTACAGGAAGTGGCAAAACATTCTCCATTGCCAATGTTATTGCTAGAACTGGCAAAAATACACTGGTAATTTCCCACAACAAAACTCTGGCAGCTCAACTTTATGCAGAACTAAAGCAATTCTTTCCAAAAAATAATGTTGGTTATTTTGTATCCTACTATGATTACTATCAGCCAGAAAGCTATCTTCCTCAAACCGATACCTACATTGAAAAGGATACTCAGATAAATGAAAAGATTGAAAAATTAAGACTAGAGTCTACTGCAATGCTGCTCTCAGGCGAACCTACGATTATCGTCTCCACTGTTTCATGCATTTACTCCCTTGGAAATCCAAAGGACTGGGAAGACTTGGCAATTACATTAAAACCTGGTGATGAAATAAAAAGAACTGAACTAATTAGAAAATTTGTTGATGCACGATATGAAAGAAACGATGTTGAAGTAGCACCTGGAAATTTCAGAGTAAAAGGTGACACTATTGATGTTACGCCTGCATACTCTGAAGATATAGTAAGAATTTCCTTGTTTGGTGATGAAATAGAAAAAATTCTTCTTCTTGATCATGTATCATTAAAAGAAAAAAAACTTGTATCTCAAATGAAAATTTTTCCTGCAAAACATTACCTTATTGCCAAAGACGTTAGAGAAAAAGCTGTTAAATCAATTAAACAAGAATTACAAAAGCGTCTGCCCGAATTAAATGAACTAGAAAAACAAAGACTTGAAATGCGAACAAACTATGATTTGGAAATGATTGAAGAGTTGGGATATTGTTCTGGTATTGAAAATTACTCTAGGCATTTTGACGGCAGATCTGCTGGCGAAAAAGCTTTTTGCCTGATGGATTTTTTTGGAGATGACTATCTTTTAGTAATTGATGAATCCCATGTTACATTGCCACAACTTCATGGTATGTACAAGGGAGATCACTCTAGAAAAAAAGAGCTTGTAACATATGGATTTAGATTGCCAAGCGCATATGATAATAGGCCATTAAAATTTGAGGAATTTGAGAAATACATTAAAAATACAATATTTGTATCTGCAACGCCATCAGAATATGAAAAAAAAATCTCCACAAAAATAGCAGAACAACTAGTAAGACCCACTGGTCTACTTGATCCTTTGGTTGAGATTAGGCCAACCCAAGGCCAAATGGATGATTTAATTACTGAAATCAATAAAAGAGCCGCCAAATCTGAGCGTGTTTTGGTTACTACTCTGACCAAACGGATGGCTGAAGATTTAGCTGAATATCTGTCAAAAAAACAAGTCCGGGTACGATACATGCATTCCGAAATTGAAGGATTACAAAGAACCGAATTAATCAGGCAATTACGTCTAGGCGAATTTGATGTTCTCGTTGGAATCAATTTACTGCGAGAAGGATTGGACATACCCGAAGTCTCCCTGGTTGCAATTTTAGATGCTGATAAAGAAGGATTTCTAAGAAATTTTACTAGCTTGATTCAAACATGCGGACGTGCAGCCCGAAATGAAAATGGAACCGTAATAATGTATGCTGATAACACTACACAATCTATGAAAAATGCTATGAATGAAACTAGACGTCGTAGAGAAAAACAAATTAAATATAATCTACAGCACAACATTACCCCTAAAACCATCATAAAATCAGTGCCAGAACAAGAAACTACATTGGATGAATCAAAATTAAAATCAACTCATGATTTAAACAACGACATTATTGATTTAGATGCTCAAATGAAAAAATATTCTGAAGAATTAGACTTTGAGCGAGCAATTGAATGTAGGGATAGGATAAAAAGACTAGAAAAGGAGATTAGATTCAAAGATGGTAGAAACTAA
- the uvrA gene encoding excinuclease ABC subunit UvrA has product MVETKLKIRGARHHNLKNLDIDIPKNKLVVISGLSGSGKSTLAFDTIYAEGQRRYVESLSAYARQFLEMMDKPDVDSIEGLSPAISIQQKTTSKNPRSTVGTTTEIYDYMRLLYARIGIPYCTNCGRKVSTQSVERICDSVLKDFSGKKILILAPIIQRKKGTYEKLFEQIKKDGYSRIRINGEILSLDDEIPPLDRQKWHNIEIIVDRITSEKSERSRLFEAIQTAIKASKGDVMIATDKDEKIFSQNNACPYCGLTVGELEPRSFSFNSPFGMCKTCNGLGVKMEFDADLVIPDKTKSILDGAIVPWSGRFSSFRRQALRAVGMKFGFDLMTPLEKIKPKHFDIILHGTSDLIDFKYRSKSGDSSWQYTDAFEGVLVNLQRVFMETDSESKREWLKQFMRDTPCNSCDGKKLKPESLAVKINEKGIMDVCNMSIDHCYDFFSTLKLTENEQYIAKDVLKEIKERLEFLMNVGLNYLSLNRLSSTLSGGESQRIRLATQIGSNLTGVLYVLDEPTIGLHQRDNARLIKTLNKLRNLGNSVIVVEHDEEVIRNSDWIVDLGPGAGVHGGNVVFEGTVDKILHGGNSVTGAYLKDNSLITLKNKIRNRSGSLIIRKASENNLKDIDVEIPLGFFVSVTGVSGSGKSTLINDVLLKTLESHFYKTNVRPGNHKEIVGLENIDKVIAIDQSPIGRTPRSNPATYIGAFTPIRELYANTELSKERGYAPGQFSFNVADGRCFACDGDGVKQIEMQFLSDVYVKCDECKGKRYNTETLSVLYKGKNISDILDMTVYEALNFFENIPSIKRKLQTVYDVGLGYVKLGQSSTTLSGGEAQRVKLASELSKRGTGKTLYILDEPTTGLHFADVQKLLDVLNRLVNLGNTVVVIEHNMDVIKNSDWVIDLGPEGGDEGGKIVAIGTPHDLAKAPGSYTGKFLKKLLKNDF; this is encoded by the coding sequence ATGGTAGAAACTAAACTAAAAATTCGAGGAGCAAGACATCATAATCTAAAAAATTTAGATATTGATATTCCAAAAAACAAACTAGTTGTAATTAGTGGGTTGTCAGGATCTGGAAAATCCACATTAGCTTTTGATACAATTTATGCTGAGGGTCAAAGACGATATGTTGAATCTCTCTCAGCATATGCTCGCCAATTTTTAGAAATGATGGATAAACCTGATGTTGATTCCATTGAAGGGTTGTCTCCTGCAATTTCTATTCAACAAAAAACCACAAGCAAAAACCCTCGCTCTACTGTGGGTACAACTACTGAAATTTATGATTATATGCGATTACTTTATGCACGAATTGGTATTCCGTATTGCACAAATTGCGGAAGAAAGGTGTCAACACAATCAGTTGAGAGAATATGTGATTCTGTCCTAAAAGATTTTTCTGGAAAAAAGATCTTGATTTTAGCCCCTATCATTCAAAGAAAAAAAGGAACATATGAAAAATTATTTGAACAAATCAAAAAAGATGGGTATTCTAGAATACGCATAAATGGAGAAATTTTGAGCCTGGATGATGAAATTCCTCCACTTGACCGGCAAAAATGGCACAATATTGAAATTATTGTTGATAGAATAACTAGTGAAAAATCTGAACGCTCCCGACTCTTTGAGGCAATTCAAACTGCCATTAAAGCATCAAAAGGAGATGTGATGATTGCAACTGACAAGGATGAAAAAATCTTCTCGCAAAATAATGCATGTCCATATTGTGGATTAACCGTAGGTGAATTAGAACCCCGCTCGTTTTCATTTAATTCCCCGTTTGGAATGTGTAAAACATGTAATGGACTGGGTGTAAAGATGGAGTTTGATGCTGATTTAGTAATTCCTGATAAAACAAAATCAATTTTAGATGGAGCAATTGTTCCGTGGAGTGGACGGTTCTCATCCTTTAGAAGACAAGCATTAAGAGCAGTTGGAATGAAATTTGGTTTTGATTTGATGACTCCCTTGGAAAAAATTAAACCAAAACATTTTGATATTATTTTACATGGAACATCTGATTTAATTGATTTTAAATATCGCTCCAAATCTGGCGATTCTTCTTGGCAATATACTGACGCATTTGAAGGTGTACTTGTAAATCTTCAACGGGTCTTTATGGAGACTGATTCTGAATCAAAACGAGAATGGTTAAAGCAATTCATGCGTGACACTCCGTGCAATTCATGTGATGGTAAAAAATTAAAACCTGAGTCACTTGCAGTCAAAATTAATGAAAAAGGAATAATGGATGTTTGCAATATGTCAATTGATCATTGTTATGATTTTTTTTCTACTCTAAAATTAACTGAAAACGAGCAATACATTGCAAAAGATGTTCTCAAAGAGATCAAAGAACGTCTGGAATTTTTGATGAATGTGGGATTGAATTACTTATCATTAAACAGATTAAGCTCAACACTGTCTGGGGGTGAATCTCAAAGAATTAGATTGGCAACACAGATAGGTTCTAACTTGACTGGTGTTTTGTATGTGCTTGATGAACCAACAATTGGATTGCATCAACGTGATAATGCTAGACTAATTAAAACGCTAAATAAGCTACGAAATCTTGGAAATTCAGTCATAGTTGTAGAGCATGACGAAGAAGTAATACGAAATTCAGACTGGATTGTGGATTTGGGACCTGGCGCAGGAGTTCATGGCGGAAACGTGGTTTTTGAAGGAACAGTTGATAAAATTCTACATGGCGGTAACTCTGTTACTGGTGCGTATCTAAAGGATAATTCTCTGATTACATTGAAAAATAAAATTCGTAATCGTTCTGGTTCATTAATTATTAGAAAAGCATCAGAAAACAATCTCAAAGATATTGATGTTGAAATTCCTTTGGGGTTTTTTGTATCTGTTACTGGTGTTTCAGGTTCTGGAAAATCGACTTTGATTAATGACGTACTGCTTAAAACACTGGAGAGTCATTTTTACAAAACAAATGTCAGGCCTGGCAATCACAAAGAGATTGTTGGTTTAGAGAATATCGATAAGGTTATCGCAATTGATCAATCCCCAATTGGTAGAACACCGCGTTCAAATCCTGCAACATACATTGGTGCATTTACTCCTATTAGAGAACTGTATGCAAATACTGAATTATCAAAAGAGCGCGGTTATGCTCCTGGACAATTTTCATTCAATGTGGCAGATGGACGATGTTTTGCATGTGATGGAGATGGCGTTAAACAAATTGAAATGCAATTTTTGTCTGATGTTTATGTCAAATGTGATGAATGTAAAGGAAAGAGATACAACACCGAAACATTATCTGTGTTGTACAAGGGTAAAAACATCTCCGATATTTTAGACATGACTGTATATGAGGCATTAAATTTCTTTGAGAATATACCATCAATTAAACGAAAATTACAAACAGTTTATGATGTTGGGCTAGGTTATGTCAAATTAGGTCAATCATCTACAACACTTTCTGGCGGAGAAGCTCAGAGGGTAAAACTTGCGTCTGAACTCTCAAAAAGGGGTACTGGGAAAACTCTCTATATTCTGGATGAACCCACAACCGGATTGCATTTTGCTGACGTTCAAAAATTACTTGATGTCCTTAATCGATTAGTAAATTTAGGAAATACTGTGGTTGTAATTGAGCATAACATGGATGTAATCAAAAATTCTGACTGGGTGATTGATCTTGGACCTGAAGGCGGGGATGAGGGAGGGAAAATTGTTGCTATTGGCACCCCTCATGATTTGGCAAAGGCACCTGGAAGTTATACTGGAAAGTTTTTAAAAAAACTATTAAAAAATGACTTTTGA
- a CDS encoding pyridoxamine 5'-phosphate oxidase family protein, which yields MQLVGILQIKSYDKVKEFLNEEHVGRLSSIDENGFPQIIPMNFVFLNDAIYMHSHVKGEKLENISRNNKVGFEADRELEFLPSYFEDPHNASLADTLYISVVIKGMGIFVSDREEKTLALNGLMKKYQPEGQYDPIESDMRVLDAVSVIKVVPQTIHGKYKIGQHLNPKDRMELAKNILKKNSPTSKKTLKIMGFEETSDGLRMIDEPVW from the coding sequence GTGCAATTAGTTGGAATTCTTCAAATAAAATCATATGACAAGGTAAAAGAATTTCTAAATGAGGAGCATGTGGGACGTCTATCTAGCATAGATGAAAATGGGTTTCCTCAAATTATTCCAATGAATTTTGTGTTTCTTAATGATGCGATTTACATGCATTCACATGTAAAAGGAGAAAAATTGGAAAATATATCTAGAAACAACAAAGTTGGCTTTGAGGCAGACAGGGAGCTAGAGTTTTTGCCCTCTTATTTTGAGGATCCTCATAACGCATCTCTCGCAGACACTTTGTACATTAGTGTTGTAATTAAGGGAATGGGAATTTTTGTTTCTGACAGAGAAGAAAAAACACTTGCGCTCAATGGACTGATGAAAAAATATCAACCTGAAGGACAGTATGATCCAATTGAATCTGATATGAGGGTCTTAGACGCTGTAAGTGTTATCAAAGTTGTTCCTCAAACAATTCATGGCAAATATAAGATTGGACAACACTTGAATCCAAAAGATAGAATGGAACTTGCAAAAAATATTTTGAAAAAAAATTCCCCGACATCTAAAAAAACTCTAAAAATCATGGGTTTTGAAGAGACATCCGATGGTTTAAGAATGATTGATGAACCTGTTTGGTAA